The DNA window GGCCACAGACAGGAACAAGGGACAAGATTCTCTTATGTAGCTTCCACTGATTATCAATCCAATGACATGTTACACACATGTAATTGATCCTTTGTATACTAGTCCAGGTATCAGTAGTAATACAAaccttttggctttaatttttcaaaaaagtttTCAGTTTTAACCTTTAATTCAGATACAACTGATAACAGTCTCTGTTCATAGTCCATCTAGAAGGGATAACAAACATATGGCATGCAATGTTCATCAGTCTCCTAAAGCCAGGACCCTCCACAAATCTAAAAGGAAGCTGATCTATAATAAGCATGTACGCAACAACATCCCTAATAGCCTGTTGTGAAAATTTCCATGTACCTAACTGGCCATTTCCTTCATCCCCCATCACATTTAATATCAGGATGCAGAGTAAGCAAAGCCTGCCTAGTATGCTTAGCGTGTGGATCTTTAAGGCATGCAAGATTATGTGATATAAGAGTTGATGTGCCATTTAGTTTAGTGTCAGAATTATACACTTTAGCACAATATAAACACGTATCCACAATCAATTTCCCAGATGATTCATCAACAATACGCTCAAAATGATCTCATACCTTTGATCTCATCACAATCtgctttcttttatttatagcTGGGTCATTTCCAGCCACATTTGCATCCACTCCTTGCTTCTCTTGAGTGGGCTTAGATGAGTCTTCGCCCACAGCAGCATGTTCCTGCTCAGGGCATGGCGGCGACGAATAAAGCAATCCATCACCAGCAGCACCCAGAGCAACAACATGCTCAACCTCAGAGTCAGACATCTGCACAAAGCACAAGCACAACAAATCAAACACaataatcaaatacaaaaatcagacaaagaaaacaaagcaaaaaagattaaaaaaaacttactaAAGCAAGTGGATGCAAACAGATCAAGCAGATTTGAGATCAGGACAGGAACAAAATGAATCAAGTGAAGGCTCCCACCGATGATTACAAGAGTATGTGAATCTTCTTCCAGTGCAGAATCCATAGCACAAACATAATAAGTTAGTTAATACAGAAACTGAGCagcaaaaaaatacaaaacaggAACATAGAAAAAAGGTGTTTGTTGTTCATAATACCTCAGTAATATCAGGGGATTCAGGGTCAGGGACTCAGCGAACGTCCACCATGGttccatttttcaaaaacaaaccatgaaaagtgaaaaaaaatagtATCAAACACCCGTCAATACTTTTCTCAAAAACAGAAAACATAGAtcacaaaaaacaaaataaaacatagaTCTAATAAACTTTCTTATTGTGGTTAAACAAGGGCTTCCACCAAGCCTCCATGTTCATAAAAGAACACATGCACAAAAGAAACACCAAGTAGCAAACATCAAAACGGTAAAAGAATAACCATAGAAGGTCAAAAACTATAGGAATAGAAGAAGCTCACGATTTACAGAACAAGGAAGCAGGTTCATCGATCGCGAGTCACTTAAACCACCAAATGATTAAGAGAAATTGTATATGACTAAGTATTATATGAGAGATTTGCAGTAGAGAGTAGAGAATAGTTAGGGTTTGAAACGATTAGAGAATTGAGAGAATGAGATGTTTTAGAGAGAGGTTAGAGAGAGGAGCGTATGAGAGGGAGAGAGAGTAAAAGGGGGCGAATGATTTTAGGGTTCAGAAATAAAATGGCTTTTATACCAAAGGCTTGAAATGAAACGGTGCGTTTCATATTAGGGTTAGGTCTTATCACTGAAACGGCGTCGGATGAACGCCTGAACCCTTTTTATAAAAACGACGTCATATAGCTGGTTCAGTGTTctcggtttttcggtttctGGTTAcctcaaaccaaaccaaacaccAAAGTCCAAAGATTTACATATTTAACACCAAATCAGACCAAATTCACCGAATAACCAACCCAAAGAATGAATTTCGGTCCGGTTCGGTCCGGTTTTTTGGACAGGTTCGGTATCTGTTCTGCCCTACACCTTGCTATACCACATGACGTgtctataataattaaaaaataattagattaaattaattaaaaaatggtagattaaataattttttatatttttagatatattttattttggtaaaGATGCACTTTTTTTAGGAAAGTACATAATACTCTTTTAATTGAGAGATTTTtccatattaattatttgattgtatttgtttttccaaaataaGAATTTGTACTTTTCAATTGTTCGTTTCTTTCCACAGCTCACCTATTAAAGTATGATGGATCTTTTCCATTTTATCTTCCTTTGGGAAAAAAAATATCGGATACCATATGGTCATTTACTTATGTTTCTTTATATGTATgccttataattttaaattttccttAAAAATAATCTCTTAATAATCAatttattcaataataaaacagaaattaaaatttgtagtTTATGTTTATGCAATAATATCATTAATTTTGTTCAAGAAATTTGAAGATTTTTAAAGAGAACTTAAAAGgaaaattacaaaagaaaatccAATAATAGAACACTTATGATATTTTTTGAGACCGCAAATACTACATGATTGGCTAAAACAACACGTACGCGTcggacttaattttttttaaaagcaacgtattaatataaaataccaaaaaaaccccaaaacaaacacaaaaatcCCAAATAAATCCTCAAGAGAGCGTGGTGGTATTTGAATCACCACTTTATTGTGAACAAAACCCTCTCTCTTTCGCTGagcccaaaccctaacccttGGCGGCTGTGAAAATACTCTTCAGTCTCCCCCAGCACATCTTTTCCCCTTCTTTCCCTCTCAAATCTCAAACGTCTCTCTTCAAATTCccagttttcaatttttttggggGAGATTTAGGGTTTTTCTGTAAGATCTAGGGTTTTTATTCGAGGTTTTAGTATCCAAGTCATGGCTACTGTTGCTCCTTCTGCTGAGAGTATCCTTTTCTGATTTTATTATCTGGGTTTATcgttattttttgatttgtattcAGCTCGATCCGGGTTTTTttagtgtttaattagttttttgatgcttaatttaattagtgtttaattgggttttgttagtgtttaattagttttttgaTGCTTAGTTTAATTCGTGCTAATTGGGTTTTGTTAGTATTTAATTAGTGTTTAAGTACTGAATTAGAGAAGAGAATTGTTTTCctttactttacttttatatAGAAGCTGCAGATTTGCTTCAGAATTTGAGTTTGGATTCTCAAGCGAAGCCCTTGGAAATTCCTGAACctactaagaaggtgaaatgaaATTTGAATTTACTGTTGATTGATTGTAATTTATAGGATTGATTTTAATAAGTGTATGTGTTGATGTGTTTAATTGTGTTTGTGTAGACTTCTGTTTACCAGTATGGGGCTGTTGAGTCTGGTGTTTCTGCTAATGGTCAGATCCCACAGGCGGACCGGTCGTTGACGCCGTTTTTACCTGATTTGATGGATCCAACCATGTGCTATGTTCCTAATGGCTACCACTCTCCTGCCGCCTATTACTGTAAGTTTATATGTCGTATAATTGACGGTTTATGTTCATAGCTCTATTTATCTGATTTGTGTTGGTTATTATTAGTATTCGGTAGAGTTTAATTTAGCGTGCTTGTATCTGTTTGTCGTTTCTTGTAGGTGTTGGTAGTGACTGGGAAGATTTCTCCAGATACGGAAACACAGAGGGAGTTGAGATGGCATCAGTATGTGCTTCTTGAATTTGGTTTTTGTTGAGTGGCTATATTTATCATTGATGGCTTCATAGTTGGTTTTTATGAACAGTTTTAAGAGTCTTggaattgatttgaaatttgGTTATTGCATTTTTTTCAGGGGGTTTACGGGGACAATGGGTCTGTTATGTATCACAGCGGTTATGGTTATTCGCCGTACGGACCATATTCACCAGCAACTTCTCCTGTTCCAACAATGGGAAATGATGGTCAGCTTTATGGGCCTCAGCACTACCAGTACCCTCCGTATTTCCAGCCTCTGAACCCAACCAGTGGGCCATTCACTCCTAATCAAGCAGCAGCCACATCTCAACCGGAGACCACCTCTGTCGCTCCTGATCAAAAAGCCTTGCCTGTTGATACAGCCAAAGGGAATTCTACTGGAATTGTGAACAGTGGTGGAGCAAAGGGTAACACCGGTTCTACTCCTTATAAACCATTTTACCAGAATTCATCTCTTAATGGATATGGTAGGGGCGTTTTGCCAGGTGGTATTAATGGTTCGGGTTACCAGGATCCAAGACTTGGTTACGATGGGCAGTACAGAAGCACAGGAATTACGCCTTTCGCAAAGGGTAATAATGCTCCTTCTACAAAGAATAACAATTACCGTCAGCCTTCCAACTACATTGTAAGCTGTTTTTCccttatttttgaatttttcttccTGTGAGCCCTTTAATTCCATCTTATTTTGAGTATATGAGTAATGGTTAAGAGTTCAACTACTAAACTATTTCTACTGGGCTTTGTAAAATGATTCTCCATTTTTTTGCTTTGCTGGTTTAATGACTTCTTTGTCGCGAAGAATAATAATGGTGCCGAGTTACTATTAgaatttcttgatatttttcatGCATTACTAAGGTCTGTTGTTTTCTCCAACTATTCTCACTATTGTTTAATGATTCTGTCTATGCAGGGTTTGCAGCAGTCTGGTCCAATATCTAGTATGGGATCAGCTCATGGTTTTATGAACAGGATGTACCCCAACAAGTTCTATGGTCAGTATGGAAACACCTATAGATCTGGTATGGGGTTTGGACCTGGTGGTTATGATTCTAGAATGAATGCGCATGGGTGGTTGGCTGTAGATGGAAAATACAAACCCAGGGGACGAGGAAATAACTATTTTGGGTATCGCACTGAGAACATTGATGGTTTGAATGAGTTGAACAGGGGACCCAGGGCAAAGGGCTTTAAAAACCAAAAGGTCTTGACCCCTGTCACAATAGCTGTCAAGGGACAAAACATTCCAACAATTGAAAATATTACTGAAGATAAAGACGAAGCAGTTCCAGAGCGGGAGAATTATAATAAAGCAGATTTTCAAGAGAGCTATGCTGATGCTAAGCTTTTTATAATCAAGTCTTACAGTGAGGATGATGTGCATAAAAGTATCAAGTACAATGTATGGGCTAGCACCCCAAATGGTAACAAAAAGCTTGATGCAGCATACCAGGAGGCTCAGCAGAAATCTGGCGGCTGTCCTGTGTTTCTTTTCTTCTCGGTGAGTATAGATTGGGTTGATTTACTCATGTATATCTATGTATAGTTTTCACTCGAATCCATTGGCTTTAgcaattaaaattatttctatCTTCACGTAGGTCAATACCAGTGGTCAATTCGTTGGTCTTGCGGAGATGGTAGGATCGGTTGATTTCCACAAGAACGTCGAGTACTGGCAGCAGGACAAATGGACTGGCTGTTTTCCTGTAAAGTGGCACATTGTAAAAGATATACCCAACAGTTTGTTGAAGCACATTACCCTTGAGAACAATGAGAACAAGCCTGTGACTAACAGCAGGGACACACAAGAGGTGATTACAATTACACTTGTCTACCTATTTTCAAAGCCCCTGTCATTGTCCCTCAGTTTCCCAATCTAAATTGCAATGTTTCGTGTGAATTTTTAGGTTAAGTTAGAGCAGGGGCTTAAAATGATCAACATATTTAAGGAGCACACCAGCAAAACATGCATTTTGGATGACTTTGGATTCTATGAGAAACGACAGAAGATAATTCAGGAGAAAAAGGCCAAGCAACAGCAATTCCAGAAACCTGTAAGTCCTCCCTTGCCTGCGAGTTACATTATTAGATAAATCTATGTGTTATTGTACATTTTACCTAGTGTTAATTAAAGTATTATATGGATCTTATTTTTTGATTTactcttattttaaatttgtgattAAAAACTTGCAGGTAGTGGAAGTAAGACCTAATGATGAGAAGAAAGAACTGGTTAATGGTTCACATGAGTCAGTGGAGTCTCCCTCTGAGGCGGCTAAGGAACCTTCTCCGGCTGTTCAGTCCAATGGGGACCTGAAGCATTTAGAGAATGGATTGACTAGTAAAACTGAAGATGATACAAAGGTGAGTAAGCCAGTTGCCTTAGAGAAAAAAATTACTGCTAACGGGATTGCCAATGGTTATTAGCTTTTAGCATGCACCAGCAGTCCTATGGTCTTGTAAGAAATTAAAAGGTAATGCCATAAGTTTGCTGGAGGTATTATAACCGCTGGCGATCTCTATGAACCTTTGGACTGCTGTTGGGAAGCTCACTTGTTGATATACTTAAACTAAAGACAAATGGAGAATGACAGTGAGAATCTCTGGTTCCGGTTAGCCTTCGATGCGATGGATCTGTTCTAAATAGTGGTTAGCTCCTGACAAGTTTTCATTCCGTAGGAGTTTGGGTTTAGggttcttctcttttttttggtggctttttttatattattgttttggtcttttattttttttgaccttttttcttcttattttacTTCAAACCTTATGTTGCCTTTTTCTGTTtatgattaatatttttgtgcTTTTACCAGTGTGGTCAATTTCCTGCCTTGTAAATCTAGTTCAAGTTTAATGTGATTGTATTTGTAAAAGAGCTAGAAGCTTGGTGGGAAGGTGGTTCCAATATAGTGGAGTGAAAGAGTTCTATTTTTGCACCTATTTTATTACTGCTATTTCTTTTCTCTGATTATGCAATTTCAATATGTATTTAAATTATGGTATAATGCATTATttgatccctgaacttttaCAATTTCGCCCATCTAACTTTCTATCCATCAGTTTAACTATTTgacattttgatttttcaattttattgtttaaactttaaaagaTCCTCAATTTAGATATACTTTCTgttatataaaacaattaaaattgattgatcggattacaaaacaaatgggATGAAAAGTCatactaaaatattattttagattgTATATTATTATTGTCTTTActaattttcagtttttctaTTAGTTTTTACTTAATcttaaaattcaaacatttatttgtttaaataacAGATTAAATAACTTTTTAGGTATTAGATTCAATCTTTGTGGATAGATACTTCCTTCatcattatataatttaattcatGATACTATATAGttataattttgtatattaATGTTACAATATTTTATACCAAAATTACACGAATTGTACATCGAAAAGTATAATTTGGTCAcctaaatctaaaaaattatggcttttttttttaaaatgtacctGTAAGAGCATTCTAACGAGCTCTCTAAAattaccaatttttttattttaaggagTCTGATAATAAATTAGATGtccaataaaattttattttttaaattcagatTAGAGGGTGAAATGactctccacatgtagagagccattttcaccctctattttatcttttaagagataagttttaaatttaaaaaataaattgattagttttattttaaaatgtaatattctttatttttaatacaaaaaataaaccaaactcATCAGTAAATCAATTACACTCAAAATATAGTTTctataaaacaaacaaaaaaattatatgttcacaattttatgagattttttttcttcctccTAGTTCCGAGTGCTATGGGGGTGTGCATTTGGTTGAACTAAACCTAATTgagatttttttcaaaaaaaaaaaaacaaaccaaaataaatctaaaagaaattaattttttaagttgaaTTAAACTGAATTTATCGGATCGATTCAGCTTGGGTCGGTTTTTCCAACTCTTACGGTAGCTGGTGGATATCAGTGGTGGAATATCATAGTGGAGAACAAGCAATAGAGATGGAGAAAGAAAAAGGCAGTCACTTATTGTTggaatattttttatacaatttacatGTAAATGCGActgtttttgtcaaaaaaatgtTGCCTCTAAAATTAAAGTcgacaaatattttataatttaaaaaacaagatattttcataaaaagCCAAAATATCGTCGGCAATTTCATTCTTTCTTTTATTGGCTTCATTTCAGCGAGAGGCTTTGTAAACCCTCTCTTGGTATCGCCACCGCCGTTGACCCGTCCTCTTCTCCACCGTACGTATCTCTCTGTTACCTTGAGTTTTAGATCTAATTTTAAACTCagcttatttaattattttgttgagtttttttctttttgcacaaatatttttatagctTTGTTATCGAActgatcaaattaattttttactacATATAATAACAGTAGTTTTATTATCGATCTTCAACTTATTTTATGTAAATgatctttatataaaatgtttcaaTTAGCACTAAAATATGTTCATTGATAATCTGTTAGTCCATAATTGAAATATTTAGTAGAATTCAAAGCTATGCCTacttattcttttaaaattaacttgttGAAATACTTCATGAATCATTACAtgttgatttaattgtttttaacttgcaaatttattgtttgtttttgcAGGTTATTGAATACTAAAATCTAGTAAAAATGGTATGtggatttttatataattgttttgatagttattttttttttattaaatctcGTGTTGACGGAGAGACGTATTTGTTTTGTGCAGGTGAAGTTTACATCTGAAGAGCTTCGTCGCATTATGGACTATAAACATAACATTCGTAATATGTCTGTTATTGCCCATGTCGATCATGGTATGCGTTTTTGCTGTGTGGTTTAATCTCTAATTTAATGCGAATTAAAGTTATATCagttttctgattttttttttgttttgctcTTTACAGGGAAGTCGACACTTACGGATTCTCTAGTGGCTGCTGCGGGTATTATAGCTCAGGAAGTTGCTGGTGATGTTCGTATGACAGATACTCGTGCAGATGAGGCAGAGCGTGGTATCACTATTAAGTCTACTGGTATCTCACTCTACTATGAGATGACTGATGAGTCCCTTAAGAGCTACAAAGGAGAGAGGCACGGGAATGAGTATCTTATCAATCTCATTGATTCTCCTGGGCACGTTGACTTTTCGTCTGAAGTCACTGCTGCTCTTCGTATCACTGATGGTGCACTTGTGGTCGTTGACTGTATTGAAGGTGTCTGTGTCCAAACTGAAACTGTGCTTCGTCAGGCATTGGCTGAAAGGATCAAGCCTGTCTTGACCGTTAACAAGATGGACAGGTGCTTCCTTGAGCTTCAGTTTGATGGTGAGGAGGCTTATCAAACTTTTTCCAGGGTCATTGAAAATGCCAATGTCATCATGGCTACCTATGAAGATCCCCTTCTTGGAGATTGTCAGGTCTACCCAGAAAAAGGAACCGTTGCATTCTCAGCTGGATTGCATGGTTGGGCTTTTACTTTGACCAACTTTGCTAAGATGTATGCCTCAAAGTTTGGAGTTGATGAATCGAAGATGATGGAAAGACTTTGGGGTGAGAACTTTTTTGATCCTGCCACAAAGAAGTGGACCACCAAAAACTCTGGGTCCCCATCTTGCAAGCGTGGCTTTGTGCAATTCTGTTATGAGCCTATCAAGCAGATTATTAGCACATGTATGAATGACCAGAAAGATAAATTATGGCCGATGTTGACAAAGCTTGGTGTTACCATGAAGTCTGATGAGAAAGAGTTGATGGCGAAGCATCTGATGAAGCGTGTCATGCAGACCTGGCTCCCTGCCAGTACTGCTCTTCTTGAAATGATGATTTTTCATCTTCCCTCTCCTTCCACGGCCCAGAGATACCGTGTTGAGAACTTGTACGAGGGTCCCCTTGATGATGTGTATGCAAATGCAATTAGGAACTGTGACGCTGATGGCCCTCTCATGCTTTATGTCTCCAAGATGATTCCCGCCTCTGATAAGGGCAGATTCTTTGCTTTTGGTCGTGTCTTTTCTGGGAAGGTCTCAACTGGTCTGAAGGTGAGAATCATGGGTCCAAATTTTGTACCTGGTGAAAAGAAAGACCTGTATGTCAAGAGTGTTCAGAGAACTGTTATCTGGATGGGCAAGAGGCAGGAAACAGTTGAGGATGTTCCATGCGGTAACACTGTTGCCTTGGTTGGTTTGGATCaatatatcactaaaaatgcaACTTTAACCAATGAGAAGGAAGTTGAGGCCCATCCTATTCGTGCTATGAAATTTTCTGTCTCACCTGTCGTCCGTGTGGCTGTTCAATGTAAAGTTGCATCTGATCTACCGAAGCTTGTTGAAGGTCTTAAGCGGTTGGCCAAGTCAGATCCTATGGTTGTCTGTTCTATTGAGGAATCTGGGGAACATATCATTGCTGGTGCAGGAGAGCTACATCTTGAGATCTGTTTGAAGGATCTGCAGGATGATTTCATGGGTGGAGCTGAGATTATCAAATCAGACCCTGTGGTGTCTTTCCGTGAGACTGTCCTGGAGAAATCCTGCCGTACTGTGATGAGCAAATCCCCTAACAAGCACAACCGTCTGTACATGGAAGCGAGGCCTTTGGAAGATGGGCTTGCTGAGGCTATTGATGATGGTCGTATTGGACCAAGAGACGATCCCAAGGTTCGTTCTAAGATCTTGTCCGAAGAGTTTGGCTGGGACAAGGATCTTGCCAAGAAGATCTGGTGTTTTGGACCTGAAACTACTGGGCCTAACATGGTGGTTGATATGTGTAAGGGAGTGCAGTATCTTAATGAAATTAAGGATTCTGTTGTGGCTGGTTTCCAGTGGGCTTCAAAAGAGGGTGCATTGGCAGAAGAAAACATGAGAGGTATCTGCTTTGAAGTTTGTGATGTTGTTCTTCATACTGATGCTATTCACAGGGGTGGTGGTCAGGTCATTCCTACCGCCAGGAGAGTCATCTATGCTTCTCAAATAACGGCCAAACCCAGACTCCTTGAGCCAGTTTACCTGGTTGAGATTCAAGCACCGGAGGGGGCTCTTGGTGGTATTTACAGTGTGCTTAATCAGAAACGTGGTCatgtgtttgaagaaatgcagAGGCCGGGCACTCCTCTCTACAACATCAAGGCTTATCTTCCTGTCGTTGAGTCGTTTGGGTTCTCAGCACAACTAAGAGCTGCCACGTCCGGACAAGCGTTTCCTCAGTCTGTGTTTGATCATTGGGACATGATGTCTTCTGATCCATTGGAGGCTGGTTCACAGGCAGCGACACTTGTAACCGATATCCGTAAGAGGAAAGGATTGAAGGAAAGCATGACCCCTCTTTCCGAGTTCGAGGACAAGCTGTAATCCAGAGGCGACAACGTCTTTTGGTGCCTTCTCCATCTTtacctttttgtttttgttgtttaaGTTTTAACACTGCTGACTTTTTCTTACTGCTTATGCGATTGCCAATGGTTGCTAGCTTTTAAGCATGCACCAACACAACAGTCCTATGGTCTTGTAAGAAATTGAAAGGTAATACCATTAGTTTGCTGGAGGAACGATAATCGCTGGCGATCTCTATGAACCATGCACTGCTGTTGGGAAGCTCACTTGCTGATATACTTAAATTGCAGACAGATGGGTGATGACATTGAGAATCTCCGGTACCGGTGAGGCAATCCAATTCGGTGCCATGGATCTGTTTGAATAGTGGTTTTATTTGTATGTTCTTATTTTGCCTCAAACCTTATGCTGCCTTTTTTTTGTGTGATTAATATTTTTCTGTTTTACCTGTGTGCTCAATTTCCTGCCTTGTAAATCTAGATCCAGTTTAATGCGATtgtgtttgtatttgttacTGCTGTTCCTTTGCTCTGGTTATGCAGTTTCAATATATGTTAGTCAATTTCTGCAATGTTAGTCGATTTCTGCAAATGGTACATTGTGTAATTTTTTCTTGAGAATTATTCATTTTGACCGTGTTCACACAGCAATACCGTCGATTGAATCTGAGATAAAATTATTAGGGTTTTTACAAAAATAGTTACCATACAAAAATACAATGCATACACTTTAGCCGTAAAAACATGGGATCT is part of the Mercurialis annua linkage group LG3, ddMerAnnu1.2, whole genome shotgun sequence genome and encodes:
- the LOC126673053 gene encoding elongation factor 2, which produces MVKFTSEELRRIMDYKHNIRNMSVIAHVDHGKSTLTDSLVAAAGIIAQEVAGDVRMTDTRADEAERGITIKSTGISLYYEMTDESLKSYKGERHGNEYLINLIDSPGHVDFSSEVTAALRITDGALVVVDCIEGVCVQTETVLRQALAERIKPVLTVNKMDRCFLELQFDGEEAYQTFSRVIENANVIMATYEDPLLGDCQVYPEKGTVAFSAGLHGWAFTLTNFAKMYASKFGVDESKMMERLWGENFFDPATKKWTTKNSGSPSCKRGFVQFCYEPIKQIISTCMNDQKDKLWPMLTKLGVTMKSDEKELMAKHLMKRVMQTWLPASTALLEMMIFHLPSPSTAQRYRVENLYEGPLDDVYANAIRNCDADGPLMLYVSKMIPASDKGRFFAFGRVFSGKVSTGLKVRIMGPNFVPGEKKDLYVKSVQRTVIWMGKRQETVEDVPCGNTVALVGLDQYITKNATLTNEKEVEAHPIRAMKFSVSPVVRVAVQCKVASDLPKLVEGLKRLAKSDPMVVCSIEESGEHIIAGAGELHLEICLKDLQDDFMGGAEIIKSDPVVSFRETVLEKSCRTVMSKSPNKHNRLYMEARPLEDGLAEAIDDGRIGPRDDPKVRSKILSEEFGWDKDLAKKIWCFGPETTGPNMVVDMCKGVQYLNEIKDSVVAGFQWASKEGALAEENMRGICFEVCDVVLHTDAIHRGGGQVIPTARRVIYASQITAKPRLLEPVYLVEIQAPEGALGGIYSVLNQKRGHVFEEMQRPGTPLYNIKAYLPVVESFGFSAQLRAATSGQAFPQSVFDHWDMMSSDPLEAGSQAATLVTDIRKRKGLKESMTPLSEFEDKL
- the LOC126671088 gene encoding YTH domain-containing protein ECT4-like, translating into MATVAPSAEKAADLLQNLSLDSQAKPLEIPEPTKKTSVYQYGAVESGVSANGQIPQADRSLTPFLPDLMDPTMCYVPNGYHSPAAYYCVGSDWEDFSRYGNTEGVEMASGVYGDNGSVMYHSGYGYSPYGPYSPATSPVPTMGNDGQLYGPQHYQYPPYFQPLNPTSGPFTPNQAAATSQPETTSVAPDQKALPVDTAKGNSTGIVNSGGAKGNTGSTPYKPFYQNSSLNGYGRGVLPGGINGSGYQDPRLGYDGQYRSTGITPFAKGNNAPSTKNNNYRQPSNYIGLQQSGPISSMGSAHGFMNRMYPNKFYGQYGNTYRSGMGFGPGGYDSRMNAHGWLAVDGKYKPRGRGNNYFGYRTENIDGLNELNRGPRAKGFKNQKVLTPVTIAVKGQNIPTIENITEDKDEAVPERENYNKADFQESYADAKLFIIKSYSEDDVHKSIKYNVWASTPNGNKKLDAAYQEAQQKSGGCPVFLFFSVNTSGQFVGLAEMVGSVDFHKNVEYWQQDKWTGCFPVKWHIVKDIPNSLLKHITLENNENKPVTNSRDTQEVKLEQGLKMINIFKEHTSKTCILDDFGFYEKRQKIIQEKKAKQQQFQKPVVEVRPNDEKKELVNGSHESVESPSEAAKEPSPAVQSNGDLKHLENGLTSKTEDDTKVSKPVALEKKITANGIANGY